The stretch of DNA CGGCATTCCTCGGCCAGCGCTTTGGCGATCTCGACGATCTGCTGCTCGCCGATGCTCAGCGTATCGACGCGGCGATCCGGGTCGATGGTCTGGCGCAGACGGGCGAGCAGCCCGCGCGCCGCCTCACGCTCGCCATCCTTGTCCAGCAGCGCGGAGCCCGAACCGAGCAGGAAGATGTTTTCGGCCACGGTCAGATTGGGGCAGAGGTTCAGCTCCTGATGCACCATGCCGATGCCCCGCCGCGCGGCATCGCGCACGCCGTTCAACTGCACCGAAGCACCATCGATGGAAAGGCTGCCCTCGGTGGGCGCCTCGATCCCGGCCAGAATCTTCATCAGCGTCGATTTGCCCGCGCCATTCTCGCCGATCAGCACATGGACCTGGCCCGGATGCACGGCGAAATCCACGCCATGCAGCGCGGTGATCCCGCCATAGCGCTTCACCACCCCGCTTGCGGAGAGCAGCGCGCTCATGATGCTGTTACCTGCAACGGCATCACCTGCCACGGCTCGCCATCGGCAGGCGCCTGAGTCGCGCCGATAACATCGACCTGCGCTCCGGGCGCCAGATGCGCCGCCACCGGCACCACCGCGCGCAAGGCATGATCGTTCAGCGCCCCTGCCACCGCGCCATAAGCCAGTTGATCGGGCAGATCGTTGAAGGACAGAAATTTCAGGGAATCGCGCAAGCCCGTGGACAACACCACCGGCCCCAGCGCCACCGACACCGGCCCCACCCCCGCGACATCCACCACCATCACCCCGGCGCGCGAGTGCCGATCAATCGACACCACCTTGCCGCGCGCGCTGACCATAAAGATCCAGGGCGCCTCGCTGGAGGACCGACGCCCATGCTGCGCGCCATAGGCATCGAGCGAACCCGCCTTCGCCTGCCCCGCCAAAGGCGCCAGCGGCACGGTGGCCTGCGTCAAAGCCGGAACCACCTTGCCCTGCCACATGCCGTCCACCAGCGCGGAGGCATCGAATCCTCCCTGCGCCACAGCGCGCATCTGGCGATCCTGCTCCAGCGTCAGCACCTTGCAGCCGCCCAGCGCCGCCACAAGGGCAGCGGCAGCACAAAAGCGCAGTGCAGGCGTGGTGTTCAGTCCCTTGGGGGCCACGGCTATCCTCTCTTTGCAATCTTTTATGATCGCCTTCGTTGGAGCCAAGCTAACCTGACTATCGCCCCCTGACAAGCGCACAAACTCAAAAAACATAAGGAAACGAAAAAATCGAAAGCCGATCTCTTGCCAATAACTTTCGATTGCGATAGCCAGAGCCTCGATAAGGAGAGCCGATGCCCATGCCCCAACCTCTGTCGCAATCCGGCGCAGACATTGCCCAGCGCGCCGCTCACGTGCGCGATATGGCCCGCTGGGTGCGCCGACGCGCCCTGCGCATGGCCTTCGAGGCCAAGCAGGGCCACCCCGGCGGCGACCTTTCGGTCACCGACATTCTGGCCACGCTTTATT from Novosphingobium sp. encodes:
- a CDS encoding DUF2291 family protein, encoding MAPKGLNTTPALRFCAAAALVAALGGCKVLTLEQDRQMRAVAQGGFDASALVDGMWQGKVVPALTQATVPLAPLAGQAKAGSLDAYGAQHGRRSSSEAPWIFMVSARGKVVSIDRHSRAGVMVVDVAGVGPVSVALGPVVLSTGLRDSLKFLSFNDLPDQLAYGAVAGALNDHALRAVVPVAAHLAPGAQVDVIGATQAPADGEPWQVMPLQVTAS